A window from Neodiprion fabricii isolate iyNeoFabr1 chromosome 2, iyNeoFabr1.1, whole genome shotgun sequence encodes these proteins:
- the LOC124175788 gene encoding complement C1q-like protein 3, which yields MWVVWSVLLLQIASLSYAAIPDPPTARTTTVGARKLATAEDCLGVVAFAASHGQINDARVVLSETLVNKGVGYVPATGTFTTHCPGLYQFSFAGYGSSDLRLTLKRKGSRSQSWIPVVSVGPGGGSNLVLLDMEAGDQLAVFVESGKISDGATFTGHRMAKK from the exons GTGGGTGGTGTGGTCAGTTCTCCTCCTGCAAATCGCCTCGCTCAGCTATGCCGCAATTCCGGATCCACCGACTGCCAGGACAACCACAGTCGGAGCCCGAAAGCTCGCCACCGCCGAGGATTGCTTAGGCGTCGTAGCCTTTGCCGCTTCTCACGGTCAAATCAAC GATGCGAGGGTCGTGCTTTCGGAGACCCTGGTCAACAAAGGTGTCGGCTACGTGCCGGCAACGGGCACATTCACGACGCACTGTCCGGGGCTTTACCAGTTCAGCTTTGCCGGATACGGTAGTTCGGATTTGCGATTGACTCTGAAGCGCAAAGGAAGCAGAAGCCAATCGTGGATTCCTGTGGTCAGCGTAGGTCCTGGGGGAGGATCGAACCTGGTCCTCCTGGACATGGAGGCGGGCGATCAGCTCGCCGTCTTTGTTGAGTCGGGAAAAATATCCGACGGCGCTACTTTCACCGGCCATCGCATGGCGAAGAAGTGA
- the LOC124175784 gene encoding adenylosuccinate lyase isoform X5, translating into MEAHLDNIDFSAAAAEERKTRHDVMAHVHVFGNQCPKAAPIIHLGATSCYVGDNADLLILRAGFNVLLPKLGGVLTRLSKFAHEYRSLPTLGFTHLQPAQLTTVGKRASLWLHDLLMDERALRRARDDLRFRGVKGTTGTQASFLQLFDGDGEKVKQLDLLVTKMAGFEKCYPVTGQTYSRKVDAECINVLASLGSTVHKICSDIRLLANMKEVEEPFETTQIGSSAMPYKRNPMRSERCCSIARHLMTLASNTLQTAATQWMERTLDDSANRRITLAEAFLSADAVLITLQNITEGLVVYPKVIARHVAQELPFMSTENVIMAMVKAGGDRQVCHEKIRVLSHQAGAQVKQHGLDNDLVERIRKDPYFAPILGQLDGLLDPSTFVGRAPEQVEEFLNEEVYSVLKTYENIEQAPVTLLI; encoded by the exons ATGGAGGCGCATCTTGATAACATAGACTTCTCAGCTGCTGCAGCGGAGGAACGAAAGACCAGGCATGATGTCATGGCCCACGTTCACGTATTCGGAAATCAGTGCCCCAAAGCCGCCCCCATCATTCACCTTGGAGCCACTAGCTGCTACGTTGGAGACAACGCT GACCTGTTGATCCTTCGTGCCGGATTCAATGTTCTCCTGCCAAAACTCGGTGGCGTTTTGACTCGACTGTCTAAATTTGCTCACGAGTATCGGTCGCTGCCTACTCTCGGATTTACTCACCTTCAACCAGCTCAACTGACGACGGTTGGGAAGAGAGCGAGTCTCTGGCTCCACGATTTGCTCATGGACGAAAGAGCTCTTCGCAGAGCGAGGGATGATCTCAGGTTCCGTGGGGTCAAAGGAACCACAGGCACGCAGGCTTCTTTCCTGCAGCTCTTCGACG GTGACGGAGAGAAAGTAAAGCAGCTGGATCTTCTGGTCACCAAGATGGCCGGTTTCGAGAAGTGCTATCCCGTTACTGGTCAGACATATTCGAGGAAAGTCGACGCTGAATGCATCAACGTACTCGCCTCTCTAGGATCCACGGTGCACAAG ATTTGCAGTGACATTCGTTTGCTGGCCAACATGAAGGAGGTGGAGGAACCCTTTGAGACGACGCAAATAGGATCGAGCGCAATGCCCTACAAGAGGAATCCAATGCGGTCCGAGAGGTGTTGCAGCATCGCTCGTCACCTCATGACCTTGGCGAGTAACACGCTCCAAACAGCCGCGACCCAGTGGATGGAACGGACCCTCGACGACTCTGCGAACCGGCGGATCACCCTTGCCGAGGCCTTCCTTTCTGCGGACGCCGTTCTCATAACCCTGCAAAACATCACCGAAGGTCTGGTCGTTTACCCGAAAGTCATTGCGCGACACGTCGCTCAGGAATTACCGTTCATGTCGACGGAGAACGTGATAATGGCCATGGTCAAGGCTGGTGGAGATAGACAG GTTTGCCACGAGAAGATTCGCGTGCTTTCGCATCAGGCTGGTGCCCAAGTCAAGCAGCACGGACTGGACAACGACTTGGTCGAAAGGATCAGGAAGGATCCTTACTTTGCGCCGATTCTTGGGCAGCTAGACGGACTTCTCGATCCTTCAACTTTCGTCGGGAGGGCGCCGGAGCAGGTTGAAGAATTCTTGAACGAGGAGGTCTATTCTGTTCTCAAAACTTACGAGAATATCGAACAGGCGCCCGTTACTTTGCTGATTTGA
- the LOC124175789 gene encoding protein snakeskin has translation MMSIQTIGGIVLKVLKLVINLIIIILYRTGYGGEFLGVGGTWNLNEDKNPDVEIVASGIFVGFFIYTLVVTITFCFGNTDHTKSLVEIIMNFVGMFMFIAVGAIALHYWHGYQSEHKYLHVSTERQIGLALGSLCVIEGAAYLIDLVLSVLEYANEVLN, from the exons ATGATGTCCATACAAACGATCGGCGGGATAGTATTGAAAGTGCTGAAACTG GTGATCAACCTGATCATCATTATTCTTTACCGAACGGGATACGGTGGCGAATTCCTCGGTGTCGGAGGAACATGGAACTTGAACGAGGATAAGAATCCGGATGTCGAAATCGTGGCATCGGGTATCTTCGTTGGATTCTTCATCTACACTCTCGTTGTTACGATCACCTTCTGCTTCGGCAATACGGACCACACTAAATCGCTAGTG GAAATCATCATGAATTTCGTTGGAATGTTCATGTTCATCGCAGTTGGTGCAATCGCGCTGCATTATTGGCACGGGTATCAAAGCGAGCACAAGTACTTGCACGTGTCAACTGAAAGACAG aTTGGGCTGGCTTTAGGGTCACTCTGTGTGATCGAAGGAGCCGCCTACCTTATCGACCTCGTCCTGTCGGTACTCGAATACGCAAACGAAGTTTTGAACTAA
- the LOC124175790 gene encoding uncharacterized protein LOC124175790, with protein MHPIFFRGSKYCTKLLEWITCFVCIVSACYMEVDSWPRGAFVVALTSCGTSLVISTVFIVSHATRNVHEFTEAVFDVLCITILAIGICVSVKQRSANKLDELFIGLLALNVLFFLSDLVVYRIVYDPVLCCWIAVRPLVKTDDDQNERNDD; from the exons ATGCATCCGATCTTTTTTCGCGGCAGCAAGTACTGCACAAAGCTACTGGAATGG atTACATGCTTCGTGTGCATCGTCTCTGCGTGTTACATGGAGGTAGATTCTTGGCCACGAGGGGCATTCGTCGTAGCATTGACGTCATGTGGCACCAGTCTCGTGATCAGTACCGTCTTCATCGTGTCCCACGCGACAAGAAACGTCCACGAATTCACT GAAGCCGTGTTCGACGTTTTGTGTATAACAATTTTGGCCATTGGAATTTGCGTGTCAGTCAAGCAGCGGAGCGCTAACAAACTCGACGAGCTCTTCATCGGCCTTTTGGCTCTGAACGTCCTCTTCTTTCTCTCGGACTTGGTCgtttatcgaatagtatacgACCCCGTTTTGTGCTGCTGGATAGCGGTGAGGCCATTGGTAAAAACCGACGACGATCAGAATGAGCGCAACGACGATTAG
- the LOC124175787 gene encoding uncharacterized protein LOC124175787, with translation MAEDPVPDLEESKESSSNELIPIGVKILEVILAVFAIGLIVDPFNSFHRIGNKTLMKLDDVGIIYVPIAGYILINMIIIVGYLMGDRIPKKTAVLFPAVGAFLFVVAGSVIVHNWRKFRGNYVDVSNNATFASKQYMDMLISGAVFVFIDAAVFALDVYITHQYL, from the exons ATGGCCGAGGACCCCGTTCCAGATTTGGAGGAGTCGAAAGAGAGCTCCTCAAATGAGCTGATTCCAATCGGCGTGAAAATCCTCGAAGTG ATTCTAGCCGTCTTTGCGATCGGGCTGATCGTTGATCCGTTCAACTCGTTTCACAGGATTGGCAACAAAACTCTAATGAAATTGGACGATGTCGGTATAATCTATGTCCCGATAGCCGGATATATCTTGATCAACATGATCATCATTGTCGGATACCTTATGGGTGATCGTATACCAAAGAAAACG gCTGTCTTATTTCCCGCGGTTGGTGCCTTCCTTTTCGTCGTTGCCGGAAGCGTGATAGTTCACAACTGGCGAAAGTTTCGTGGAAACTACGTCGATGTGTCCAACAACGCTACCTTCGCCAGCAAGCAGTACATGGATATGCTGATATCGGGGGCGGTATTCGTCTTCATCGACGCAGCGGTCTTCGCCCTCGACGTTTACATCACTCACCAGTATTTGTAG